The sequence below is a genomic window from Cucumis melo cultivar AY chromosome 5, USDA_Cmelo_AY_1.0, whole genome shotgun sequence.
AAATTTATTTTGGTCTTTCAAGCATATAATAGGCCTAATTTGAGAATGTCTCCATCAACGAGAAAGCAAATATCAATTGAAATTTCCTTGGCTAGTTAAAATAGAtagtaattaaaagaaaaatacacaTATTGGCAATGTCTGTCACCGATAGAACCTCCATGGATTTTATTAGGAAAAAATATTGTCGTTCATGGTCTATCATTGATTGTCCATACAAGTTTATTACCAGCaaaagtttattattgatagatcaTGATGATTTATCAGCATAGAAGTCTAACGATGGTAGACTTTGTAGCAAAAGCCCTATTCGAAGAATCGATGGGGCTAACTGGATTTCTCACAAGGAATCACCCTATTTTGTTTTTTGGAAAGATACGAGTGAAGGGAGCTAGAGAGCAGCCATCCATTCACTAATTTTATTCCAGAAAGATGTAGCGATTATAGATTGTTTACAAGGATTGGGCAACAAAAAGCTTTGATGTTAAGAGAGATTGTGGCGTGGCTGTAGACCTTGAGCAATTTGCTTTTTGAGGACCAGTAACTAATAAGGGTGCAAATGTCTTGCCAAGAGTTTCGAAGATTTGTTTCTTTTTCGGAGAAGATTTGTTTGTTTCTTCCCAACCAAATTTTCCAAAGGGTAGCAACGGCTGCGTTGAAGCTGATGATATTTCTTGCATTGCTTGTTTTGATTTTGCACAGACTAAGGCATAGACCTTTTTGTGTTTGTGCAGGTAATGGGAATACCCGTATTTGTGCTTTAGAGACGCCATAGTTTTTGTGCTTTGGGGCAGAGGATGAATAGGTGATCCAGGTTTTCATTTGAGAATTTGCACGAGATGCACCAGCTTGGACTAAGGTAATGTGCAGATTCTTCTTTTGTATTTGGTCCATCGTGTTGATTTTCTTTCTGGTGTATGATAGACCATATGAAGAACTTAAATTTAAAGGGGATGTAAGATTTCCAAAGCGTTTTGAATTTGCTTTTTGATGTATCCCCCTGTGGTTAGAGCTCTCTTTGAAAATCATGTGTTTTGCTGATGCAATTGTGACATAGCCATTGTCATAAGAACCCCAAATAGGTTTGCTTTGGCCTCTGTCACTTCGTAAAGGGGGCATTAAGTTTTTTAGGTTTTGCCAAAATTGAGCCTCCCTTTCATTAAACGGTCTTCTAGGATGGATATTCCAATTTTCTATGCTTTGATCCCATACCTCTTTAACTGTTGCGTTTTGTAAGTTTGAGAGGGCAAAGATTCTTGGAGCTAGATGGGATTGAGGAAGGTTATTGCACCATCTGCTATGccagaaagaaagacttgaACCGTCATTGAGATCCCATTGGATTTTTGAATCATACCAATTCTTCCACTTTTTTATATGATGCCATATTGGGGATTTTGCACTGCAGTACTTACCCTCTATAGGGATATCTCCTTGATGGTCTTTCGAATACTTTGGATCAATACATTTTTTTCCACAGTGAATTAGGTTCAGTATGGTATCTCCACATACTGGACATGTGCATGTGTTCCAGTTAATAAGGTTAAAGCTCTGTCTATCTTGGTTGCCTTTCCCGAGGAAGTCTCTCTAGTGTTTCTCTATTTGTTTATATACTGAGGCATGAGCTCTAAGGTGGATAGTTGGTAAGTGGGTAGACTTGTTAGTGAGGATTTGATGAGGGTAAGTCTACCTCCTTTTGAAATTTGGCTGTACCTCCAACTGTTTAGTTTTTTGTGAACATTCTCAATAGATTGGTTGCAAAAAGACTTCGAGATAGGATTGCCACCTAAAGGGTCTCCTAGAAAGCTACTGGGAGGAATTGGGTAGTGAAACCAAGTTTGTTGGATATGTAGGTTGTTCTATCTGCAGGGATGTTTACTGGATTAATTATAGACTTAGAGTGGTTGAATTTTAGTCCAGATGCTCTTTCAAAGAGAGAGAGGGCCATTTATGAAGGTTGTCTATGTAGGTGTCATCGTCCTCCACAAAAATGAGAATGTCATCTGTAAATAGAAGGTGGGAGATATGGTAGCTGTTATTGAGAGTAACTCCTTTTATTGCTCCTCTAGCCTCAAGGTGCAGTAGTAGTCTACTTAGGTAATCCATGgccaaaacaaaaatgaatgGGGATAGAGGGGTCACCTTGTCTAATGCCTCTGTGAGCTTTAATTCTGCCTTTCGGATTGCCATTGATGAGGATTGAATAATGCACATTGCTTATGCAAGCTTTTATCCAGCTTCTCCACTTGTCGGGGAAGTTCTTTTATTCAAGGATGAAATCTATGAATCTCGCTAATTTTATCGAAAGCTTTCTCTAAGTCTAATTTGAGAACAAAGCTTTTCGTTTTCTTATTCTTCCACTAGTCAATTGCTTCATTTGCAATGAGGATTGCATCAGTGATTTGTCTTCCCTTGATAAAAGCCATTTTCTTTTCAACAATAGTTTCAGTGAGGGTAAGTTTGAGTCTATTTGCAAGAGATTTTGCCATAATCTTGTAAAGGAAAGTGGTTAAGCTGATAGGCTTATAGTCGGATGGGAGAGCACACTTTTCCTTTTTGCTGATAAGAGCAATATAGGTGTTGTTGACAATACCTTTATTGTAGAAGTTCTGAAAGACTCTTGATAAGTCTCCCTTGAGGTGCGcctaaattttttttgtagaaaaGCATTGTAACACCGTCAAGACCAGGAGCCTTTTCGTTGTTAATAGACATGATAGTTTTCTTAATTTCTTGCTCCTCAAAAGGATTGCATAATTGTGAGTGATGCAAGGATGAGATTGGTTTCCAATCCAAGTTATCTATGAAGAACTCTTCCTTGTGCTTTTTGGAGAAAATGTCTTGGTAGTAGAATTGGAGAACTTCTGAGATGGCCTCTTTTGTGTCTACCATGTTTCTGTTTGTGTCACAAATAAAGTTGATCATGTTTTTCTTTGATTGATAGTACACACTCTATGAAAATATGCACCATTTTCATCCCCTAGAAGGTTCCACTTCTGTCTTGATTTTGGTACCAATTCTGCGCTTGTTTAGTTTCAATGTTCAGCAGGTCGGATTTGAGGGAGATTCTTTTCATGTGATGAGCTTCAGAGAGCAGACCTTGGAATTCCAACTTGTCAATCGATTCAATTTCTACCATGAGGAGTTTTTTGTTTGCCTCAAGTTGATATGTTCTTTTACCTTGCCATTCTTTGATGTGTTTAGACAAAACTTTGAGGCTTTGTATAAAAGCATAACCAGGGTAACCTtcttgtttagatttgatccaCTAGTCTTGTAGGTTTTTCTTAAAATCTTTGTGttgggattttgtcaaaaagattttatgagattatcttttatttaattctaaaaagataaaagattctcctttatcttattttataagattatcttttattaatgagttatttagttaaaaaaagataaaagatcctcctttattttaggaatcttgctaattatctttgaagAAATAAGGTTTGtacatataaattttatatgtataaataagACTTTCGGATACAGGGTTCGTGGGTGGACATATACTAAAATGATTATTCACGGCTGAAGGTTAATGAAGAACTGATTGCAAAAGCTGTAGGAACGAAAATGCAGTATGATCTTATGGCTataagatcaacatgttgatctaagttgatattGTTGATGAGTAGTGAAAAGGACGAGACAGTGTGGTTTGCGTGATCACAATAATCTttagaagtatataaagatatcgtcgaagacattcactcatgcattcagggggagcctgaagtctgaaGCTAATATGCATGTTatatagtcatatagttgaacagagtACATATgctgtatcgatgtatattgactaaaatgaatcttaataaaattactcatcagggttgtGCGCAGCTCCCCAGGCGTAGACAACATTGGCCGAACTGGATTACCAAAGTTCCTTGTGTAATTATTCTCTTCTGTTGTCCCTCTAGTTATTACAACTGTTGTTAGCTTTAATATTAACTGAatgtttaattgattatctcactgttTTTTCACTTGGTCTAGCAAGGAGGTTTCGTATAAAGTCTGAAAGGGCAAGGTCCCCATTTGATATGTGGAGTTTCCAGAACAATAGGAAAGTGATCCAAAACAACTCTTTGAAGTGTTCTTGAAGAGTGGATATTGAAAAGGTTTTCCCATCCTTTAGTGTAAAGAAAGCGATCCAAATGGGAAAAGGTAGGGCTGATTCTGAGGTTAGACCGAGTGAAATTGTTGTTGATAAGGGTGGATCAATGAATTCATTTGCTTGAATAAAGTCATTGAAGAAGGCCATATTCCTGGTGTCCAAACAAAGTCACAAGGAATCACACTATTAACTACAAAAACCTACGGGGATCCAACATTCAAAAGAAATGCAAGTTCTTTCTATGGATGTTAAATCATGGCATACTTAACActatggatgtcatttagaaAAGAAACCCAAATACATCCTTAAGTCCAAATTGGTGTATTGCTTGCAAAATTCATGTAGAGGATATAAACCAGTTATTCATACATTGCAAGAAGGTTAAAAATTTATAGGACAAATTGGAAGGGATCCTACCAACAAAGCTCAATCGATGTAACCTAGTTCCCCTATGCGTCGAGCTCTGCAATCTCCACCAAAAAAGTCCCAGTGCCATTAATCAAATTCAACCTAATTGCAGCCATTCTATGGACTATTTAGATCAAAAGAAACAATATAATCTTTAGGGAAATGCATACAAGTTCGACGGCCTCTTGGGAAAACATCTACAACCTCGTCGGCACTTGGTCCTCACGACACCATTAGTTGAAGGATTACAGTACTAGTACCATTGCCATGAATTTAAAAGCACTTTTTTCCTAACTACTTTTGACGTTTTTGATGGTTTTGGCTTACCTCTAACCTCTACTGCAACTCCATTTCTAATAAAGGTAGGATAAGAGGTCTTCCCCTCTTATCCGGTTtgtttcttctaaaaaaaaaaaaacgatggtAGACTTTGTCAtatttataaacacaatatgTCATGCTATAATTAAAtgtaattcattttttaaaatataattaatatatagcTAACGATAGATAGTATAGTAGTctataaaagtaaaatatagttttttttattggatcAGGAATACTCATTTGAGGTTTATGAACAATAACTATGATACTTGTAAGCCCCAAGCCCAGTGTTGGAACAAGGATTTAGAATTCGAATCTCCGACATTCCCCTTGACCTAGCAACAACACCTTTACTTGTCTTAGAGGCTAATATTCATTTCCCTTTCCTAAATTCATGGCATTGATATAGTATGAGGTTCTATCTCAAAACCCAAATTGGCAACGAGAAGAGAGTAACACATCTATTTTATAAAGAGAATTTAAGTTCTCTTGATTTTTAAATGAGAATCCAATATTTAAATCTACTACCAAAGACACATATACATGAACATGAAATACCATTATACTCTTATTGCAATCTATTTTTCATTGAATCTCTtgcttttcaaaattttgtttttaaattctCTACCAAACATGCCTTTAGTCTCTATAGTTGAATAAAAGTTTTCAATACACGTATGAAAAATATGATATATAATATTGCAATAGTCATACATTAGCTATATGTCTAATCTATTGGGCGGTGCAAACTGTCAACAAATTGCATACTTTTCATTGATtatgatatttaaaaattgCAGTAATGATGAATATTAGTGGATAGTTTTCATTGAATATGATATTTAAAAGAAGTCAAAGGAAGGATATGGGATATTTCCAAACTTTCAAATGATCATATAATCCCAACGCAGAGAATTTAAGATATTTAAAGTAAACCGGCGGCAGAAGAAACTTTCCATAGTTGGCTTTATATCTGATATACCTTCTCATTGCTCTGTACCTTCaattttctttcattattcttGTTTAAGATTCTTTGATATGTATCGAGCAAGTGGATCGTCTTCCTCGCATGTTAGGTTGCCTTTTGATGTATTCTTAAATTTCAGAGGAGAAGATACTCGTTCCAGCTTCACGAGTCATCTTCATATGGCTTTGTGTCAAAAAGGTGTCAAAGTTTTTATAGATGA
It includes:
- the LOC127149595 gene encoding uncharacterized protein LOC127149595, with the translated sequence MVDTKEAISEVLQFYYQDIFSKKHKEEFFIDNLDWKPISSLHHSQLCNPFEEQEIKKTIMSINNEKAPGLDGIVNNTYIALISKKEKCALPSDYKPISLTTFLYKIMAKSLANRLKLTLTETIVEKKMAFIKGRQITDAILIANEAID